The uncultured Methanobrevibacter sp. genome contains a region encoding:
- a CDS encoding (5-formylfuran-3-yl)methyl phosphate synthase produces MLLLISPINREEALESIEGGADIVDVKNPKEGSLGANFPWVIKEIRELTPEDKLVSATLGDVPYKPGTVSLAAMGAHVSGADYIKVGLYGTKDHDEAVEVMENVVKTVKDISEDTIIVAAGYADAHRVGAVDPMEIPKVAKDAGCDLAMLDTAVKDGHTLFDYLDLDKLKEFVDEAHGYGLMTALAGSVKKDQLKPLHDIGCDVVGIRGAACVGGDRNTGKIHHTAVAELKELINSF; encoded by the coding sequence ATGCTTCTATTAATAAGTCCTATAAATCGAGAAGAAGCTCTAGAATCAATTGAAGGTGGAGCAGATATTGTTGATGTGAAAAATCCTAAAGAAGGTTCTCTAGGTGCTAATTTCCCTTGGGTAATCAAAGAGATTAGGGAATTGACCCCAGAAGACAAACTTGTCAGTGCAACCTTGGGAGATGTGCCATACAAACCAGGTACAGTTTCACTTGCAGCAATGGGAGCTCACGTTTCCGGAGCTGACTACATTAAAGTTGGATTATATGGAACAAAAGACCATGATGAAGCTGTTGAAGTCATGGAAAACGTTGTAAAAACAGTTAAAGATATTAGTGAAGATACAATTATTGTAGCTGCAGGTTACGCTGATGCACACCGTGTAGGTGCGGTTGACCCTATGGAAATACCAAAAGTTGCAAAAGACGCAGGATGCGACCTTGCAATGCTTGACACTGCAGTTAAAGACGGTCACACATTATTCGATTATTTAGATTTAGACAAGTTAAAAGAATTCGTAGACGAAGCTCACGGATACGGCTTGATGACTGCACTTGCAGGATCAGTTAAAAAAGACCAATTAAAACCATTGCATGATATCGGATGTGATGTTGTTGGTATTAGAGGGGCTGCCTGTGTAGGTGGAGACAGAAACACTGGTAAAATCCACCATACTGCTGTAGCTGAGCTAAAAGAATTAATCAATTCATTCTAA
- the guaB gene encoding IMP dehydrogenase, translating to MSFSKKVQEARMSYTFDDFLLTPNASYVEPKDIDTKIELGKGIKLNIPVLSAAMDTVTEADLAIAMAQEGGIGVIHRNITLERQVEEIKKVKNAEDLTIRDVVTISQDSTVAEAEDIMRHELISGLPVVDGDEILGIISKRDIRPFLKNEPATAIKDIMTSDVVTVEEGVSAEEALNTAYDNKVERLPVVRDGKLVGIITIKDILNQAQYPNAARDKDGNFLVAAACGPFDLDRAMALDQAGADIISIDCAHAHNMNVVKFTETIKDNIDAELCVGNIATAEAAEDLISMGVDALKVGIGPGSMCTTRIVAGVGVPQLTAISDVADAAADSGIPVIADGGIRYSGDVAKAIGAGADAVMLGNLLAASLEAPGDIVVMNGKQYKKYRGMGSMGAMTSEFDGGADRYFQGQKSKMNHTKYVPEGIEGAVPYKGTVAEILFQLVGGLKSSMGYCGAKDIAAMQEKANFVRITSSGIKESHPHDLLITNESPNYPTLD from the coding sequence ATGTCATTTTCAAAAAAAGTTCAAGAAGCAAGAATGTCATACACATTTGATGACTTTCTCCTGACCCCTAATGCAAGTTATGTTGAACCAAAAGACATTGATACTAAAATTGAATTAGGTAAGGGAATCAAATTAAACATTCCAGTCTTAAGTGCTGCAATGGATACCGTAACAGAAGCGGATCTTGCAATTGCAATGGCACAGGAAGGTGGAATAGGTGTAATACACAGAAACATCACACTTGAAAGACAAGTTGAAGAAATTAAAAAGGTCAAAAACGCTGAAGACTTGACCATTCGTGATGTTGTAACTATTTCTCAGGATTCTACAGTTGCTGAAGCTGAAGACATCATGCGTCATGAGCTCATCAGCGGATTGCCTGTTGTTGATGGTGATGAAATCCTTGGTATCATCTCTAAAAGGGATATCAGACCATTCTTAAAAAATGAGCCAGCTACCGCAATCAAGGATATAATGACCTCAGATGTCGTGACAGTTGAGGAAGGAGTTTCAGCTGAAGAGGCATTGAATACTGCATATGACAACAAGGTTGAAAGATTGCCTGTTGTTCGTGACGGCAAACTGGTCGGAATCATTACTATTAAAGATATACTTAATCAGGCACAGTATCCTAATGCCGCAAGAGACAAGGACGGTAACTTTTTGGTTGCAGCCGCATGCGGACCATTCGATTTGGACAGGGCAATGGCACTTGATCAGGCCGGTGCTGACATTATTTCAATTGACTGTGCTCATGCACACAACATGAACGTTGTAAAATTCACTGAAACCATTAAGGATAACATTGATGCTGAATTGTGTGTAGGTAACATTGCAACCGCTGAAGCAGCAGAAGACTTAATCTCAATGGGTGTAGATGCGCTTAAAGTAGGTATCGGTCCGGGTTCAATGTGTACTACCCGTATCGTTGCAGGTGTCGGTGTGCCACAGCTTACAGCAATTTCAGATGTTGCAGATGCTGCAGCTGATTCAGGCATTCCGGTCATTGCTGACGGTGGTATCAGATACTCCGGTGATGTTGCAAAAGCTATTGGTGCAGGTGCAGATGCTGTAATGCTCGGTAACTTACTTGCAGCTTCCCTTGAAGCTCCTGGTGACATCGTTGTCATGAACGGTAAACAATACAAAAAATACCGTGGAATGGGTTCAATGGGTGCAATGACCAGTGAGTTTGACGGTGGAGCAGACAGATACTTCCAAGGTCAAAAAAGTAAAATGAACCACACCAAATATGTTCCTGAAGGAATTGAAGGTGCTGTACCATACAAAGGAACAGTTGCTGAGATTCTCTTCCAATTGGTTGGTGGTTTAAAATCATCCATGGGTTACTGTGGTGCAAAAGATATTGCTGCAATGCAGGAAAAAGCTAATTTCGTTAGAATCACAAGCAGCGGTATTAAGGAATCACACCCTCATGACCTGTTGATTACTAATGAAAGTCCTAATTATCCAACACTCGACTAG
- the rpl37A gene encoding 50S ribosomal protein L37Ae — protein sequence MARTKKVGITGRFGARYGRKAKRSVKIIEENMKKNHVCPKCDRPYVKRQAAGIWKCRKCGAVFTGGAYVPETPMAKSAARSIRDIRVEE from the coding sequence ATGGCAAGAACTAAAAAAGTGGGTATTACAGGAAGGTTCGGTGCAAGATACGGAAGAAAAGCTAAAAGATCTGTTAAAATCATTGAAGAAAACATGAAAAAAAATCATGTTTGTCCTAAATGTGATAGACCATACGTAAAAAGACAAGCTGCTGGAATTTGGAAATGCAGAAAATGTGGTGCAGTATTCACTGGAGGAGCATACGTTCCTGAAACTCCAATGGCAAAATCTGCAGCACGTAGTATTAGAGATATTAGAGTGGAGGAATAG
- a CDS encoding DNA-directed RNA polymerase subunit P yields MYRCPRCGAEVDHKSYMENKCPKCRYRILFKNVPETTRIIKAR; encoded by the coding sequence TTGTACAGGTGTCCACGTTGTGGAGCAGAAGTAGACCATAAAAGCTACATGGAAAATAAATGTCCTAAGTGCAGATATAGGATTTTATTTAAAAATGTTCCAGAAACTACTAGAATTATAAAAGCAAGATAA
- a CDS encoding Brix domain-containing protein yields the protein MLISTSRKPSQKTRKFCKNLARVTDSTSVNRGKMNMRELLLKALEVDEYNLAVVNEIKGNPSRISFYSNKGELLLTILIGVTLDNEKTNIAPSQLKIVSEVESLNVLSDILDLDLVDNAEDNYILISESDDSPARIHFINKFGEKLNFQINVKKILEVTND from the coding sequence ATGTTAATTTCAACTTCTAGAAAACCTTCCCAGAAAACTAGAAAGTTCTGTAAGAATCTGGCTCGTGTAACTGATTCAACCTCTGTCAACAGGGGTAAGATGAATATGCGTGAGCTTTTGTTGAAGGCTTTGGAAGTTGATGAATACAACTTAGCTGTTGTTAATGAGATTAAGGGAAATCCAAGCAGGATTTCTTTCTATTCTAATAAAGGAGAATTATTGTTAACAATTCTTATTGGAGTAACTTTGGATAATGAAAAGACTAACATTGCTCCATCCCAATTGAAAATAGTGTCTGAAGTTGAAAGTCTTAATGTTTTAAGCGATATTTTGGACTTGGATTTAGTGGATAATGCTGAAGATAATTATATCTTGATTTCCGAAAGTGACGATTCACCGGCTAGAATTCATTTCATAAACAAATTTGGAGAGAAACTTAACTTCCAGATTAATGTCAAAAAGATTTTAGAGGTTACAAATGATTGA
- a CDS encoding KEOPS complex subunit Pcc1 yields MIDESPLERVKSNIVVEFESDSQAKIIYESILLEFETAPDFRSSMTIDLDGSDITINIDAEDSTSFRASVNSAIKWIKLALEINNLTN; encoded by the coding sequence ATGATTGATGAAAGTCCTCTAGAACGTGTCAAAAGTAATATTGTTGTTGAATTTGAATCTGACAGCCAGGCTAAAATCATTTATGAATCTATTCTTTTGGAATTTGAGACTGCTCCCGATTTTAGATCATCCATGACAATCGATTTGGATGGATCTGATATAACTATCAATATTGATGCGGAAGACTCTACTTCATTCAGGGCTTCTGTAAACTCTGCAATCAAGTGGATTAAACTAGCATTGGAAATAAATAACTTAACAAACTAA
- a CDS encoding prefoldin subunit beta — protein MEIPENIQEQLNQFQQLQQQAQAVTMQIQNVEVQVQETEKALEELKKTDENTDVFKQAGTLLIKVDYKEALDEMEDKLETLQLRKQTMARQEERVMKKLEEMQATIQAAMNGMGQ, from the coding sequence ATGGAGATTCCTGAAAATATTCAAGAACAATTAAATCAGTTTCAACAATTACAACAACAAGCTCAAGCTGTAACCATGCAGATTCAAAACGTTGAAGTGCAGGTTCAAGAAACTGAAAAAGCTTTAGAAGAACTCAAAAAAACCGATGAAAATACTGATGTATTCAAACAAGCTGGTACCCTGCTCATCAAAGTTGATTACAAAGAAGCTTTAGATGAAATGGAAGACAAATTAGAAACTCTTCAGTTAAGAAAACAAACCATGGCTCGTCAAGAAGAAAGAGTTATGAAAAAACTCGAAGAAATGCAAGCTACTATCCAAGCTGCTATGAATGGTATGGGCCAATAG
- a CDS encoding DUF3194 domain-containing protein translates to MSKLKILSQDDLATISDAFGEILEGEISKALPSKEIEDLDLDILLNYENKQLDVDVDVGVLFDELSEITQDQVAQAIDEAYVKFDSYIDDNFRV, encoded by the coding sequence ATGTCAAAACTTAAAATATTATCTCAGGATGACCTGGCAACCATTTCTGATGCTTTCGGTGAAATTCTTGAGGGCGAAATTTCTAAAGCTCTTCCGTCCAAGGAAATTGAAGATTTGGATTTAGACATTCTTTTAAACTATGAGAACAAACAGTTAGATGTTGATGTTGATGTTGGGGTTCTTTTTGATGAATTGTCAGAGATTACTCAAGATCAAGTTGCCCAGGCTATTGATGAAGCCTATGTGAAGTTTGATTCATACATTGATGATAATTTCAGGGTTTAA
- a CDS encoding HisA/HisF family protein has protein sequence MIKKIPVIDLKQHQAVSGKSGMRDTYQPLNTVFASSANPVEIAQGLRLNGADEMYIADLDLIESNGHNINDIKMVNTVIPVMFDGGVKNCESFEFFLDYAYKIIIPTETLESIEEMEKIFEKYPKERIVVSVDTKNNELLSKNFDMTLSEFKEVLIRLDPNEIILLDITGVGTEKGYNEYLLNEFEELKDKLIIAGGLNKDSLSELESIGIKKVLIGTSLHSGEVKLLD, from the coding sequence ATGATTAAAAAAATTCCTGTCATAGATTTAAAACAACACCAGGCAGTAAGTGGAAAATCTGGAATGAGGGACACTTACCAACCGTTAAACACAGTTTTTGCATCATCTGCAAATCCCGTTGAAATTGCACAGGGACTGAGGCTGAACGGTGCCGATGAGATGTATATAGCAGACCTTGACTTGATAGAATCCAACGGCCACAACATCAATGACATAAAAATGGTAAACACAGTCATTCCCGTCATGTTTGATGGTGGAGTCAAAAACTGCGAGTCATTCGAGTTTTTCCTGGACTATGCATACAAGATAATCATTCCAACAGAGACCCTTGAAAGCATTGAGGAAATGGAAAAGATCTTTGAAAAGTATCCAAAGGAAAGGATTGTAGTAAGTGTTGATACCAAAAACAACGAATTGCTTTCAAAAAACTTCGACATGACCTTGTCCGAATTTAAGGAAGTTCTGATTAGGCTGGACCCGAATGAAATCATTCTTTTAGACATTACGGGTGTAGGTACCGAAAAGGGCTACAATGAGTATCTGCTTAATGAATTTGAAGAGCTTAAGGATAAGTTAATCATTGCTGGTGGGTTGAATAAGGATTCATTAAGTGAATTGGAATCAATCGGTATAAAAAAAGTATTGATAGGAACTAGTCTTCATTCAGGAGAAGTGAAACTCCTAGACTAG
- a CDS encoding cation diffusion facilitator family transporter produces the protein MRIDTHHHHKKAGENLAFVFFMNLAFNIIVIVGALATNSMAILADFIHDAADTISIAIAWILEKVSQKDSSDKYSYGYQRFSILGAVIISVFVIFMAFVILSEAIPRLFAPEGVDAGGMLVVAIVGLIFKSLSVYRLHKGETFNEKAIFFHQLGDIFEWLTILVLSIILILWGDIPYLDALVSIGIAFWLIFNLGRNLIKSIQVLLQKTPDNFDVDEFKDSVVAIDGVDHIDDFHVWSLDGIDSVATLKVAIERWDMQAKIKEEIYSISSKYHIVDITIEFD, from the coding sequence ATGAGAATAGACACACACCACCATCATAAGAAAGCTGGTGAAAATTTGGCATTTGTATTTTTTATGAACCTCGCATTCAACATAATTGTTATAGTGGGGGCGCTTGCAACAAACAGTATGGCCATACTTGCCGATTTCATCCATGATGCCGCAGACACCATTTCAATTGCAATTGCATGGATACTGGAGAAGGTTTCACAGAAGGACTCCTCAGACAAGTATTCCTATGGCTATCAGAGGTTTTCAATACTTGGTGCTGTGATAATATCTGTTTTTGTAATATTCATGGCGTTCGTGATACTGTCAGAGGCAATCCCGAGACTCTTTGCGCCTGAAGGTGTCGATGCGGGTGGAATGCTTGTGGTGGCAATTGTCGGATTGATATTCAAATCCCTTTCTGTTTACAGGCTACACAAAGGGGAAACATTCAATGAAAAGGCGATATTTTTCCATCAGCTTGGAGATATCTTCGAATGGCTTACCATTCTTGTTTTAAGCATAATTTTGATATTGTGGGGAGACATTCCATATCTCGATGCCCTGGTTTCAATAGGTATTGCGTTCTGGCTTATATTCAATCTTGGACGCAACCTGATCAAGTCCATTCAGGTTCTCCTTCAAAAGACCCCTGACAATTTTGATGTTGATGAGTTTAAAGACTCTGTTGTCGCCATCGATGGTGTTGACCATATCGATGATTTTCATGTATGGTCACTTGACGGCATTGATTCAGTTGCAACACTTAAAGTTGCAATCGAAAGGTGGGATATGCAGGCAAAAATCAAAGAAGAGATTTATAGCATTTCATCCAAATATCATATTGTTGACATAACTATAGAATTTGACTAA
- a CDS encoding PfkB family carbohydrate kinase yields MTLVVIGPVTKDLIVIGDEKSQKVGGATYYQSFVFDKFYNDYLAIVNCSDETLVDDFPDLSKVRVIKKDDTHFFINKYPFKDNLDVRQQLSNFADIPILPSDLEGILPDKIDGFVINPLNRHDFPLETLEYLKGFDVPIFLSIQGFLRLPDRQVNENYAIKLDNFDILPNILSYVDAIFLDESEANLIGEDVHVDEMVITNGSQGSRIVGASETRIDAVPCDNVVDTTGCGDTYMAAYISKRLLENSVKKSGDFASKIAAEKLKNFGHF; encoded by the coding sequence ATGACTCTTGTTGTAATTGGACCTGTAACAAAAGATTTGATTGTTATTGGAGATGAAAAATCTCAAAAGGTAGGTGGTGCGACTTATTATCAGAGTTTTGTCTTTGATAAGTTCTACAATGATTACCTGGCAATAGTGAACTGTTCGGATGAGACTTTGGTGGATGATTTTCCGGATTTAAGTAAGGTCCGAGTAATCAAAAAGGATGATACTCATTTTTTCATAAATAAATATCCATTTAAGGATAATTTGGATGTTAGGCAGCAGTTGAGCAATTTTGCAGATATTCCTATTTTACCATCTGATTTGGAAGGAATATTGCCTGATAAAATCGATGGATTTGTGATAAATCCATTAAACAGACATGATTTTCCACTTGAGACACTTGAATATCTGAAAGGTTTTGACGTTCCCATATTCCTGTCAATCCAGGGTTTTCTGAGACTTCCTGACAGGCAAGTAAATGAAAATTATGCTATTAAATTAGATAACTTTGACATATTGCCTAACATTTTATCGTATGTTGATGCAATTTTTTTAGATGAGAGCGAAGCAAACCTCATCGGTGAGGATGTTCATGTGGATGAAATGGTCATAACCAATGGAAGTCAGGGATCCAGAATTGTGGGTGCGAGTGAAACTAGAATTGATGCGGTGCCATGTGACAATGTAGTAGACACCACAGGTTGTGGGGACACGTATATGGCGGCTTATATCTCTAAACGGCTGCTTGAAAATTCAGTTAAAAAATCAGGGGATTTCGCTTCAAAAATTGCCGCAGAAAAGTTAAAAAATTTTGGACATTTCTGA